CCGGACATCAGGCCGACGACGACGGTCATGGGGTGCAGTTCATGGTTAGCATACCGGGTTCGTGCTCGGCGTCAGTGCGCGGGTAGAGTGTACGGGTGCAGTGCACGACGTCAGGATACGACGTCAGTGTACGGGCGGAGGATCGCCCCCCACCACGCGGCGGATGACGCCATTCCCCTGCGCCAGCGCCGCCTCGGCACCATCGCGATCGACGCCGAGCAGGTGCATGACGATCGCCAGCTTGACGTGGCCGCCGGCGCGGAGGAGGAGTTCGCGCGCCTCGTCGCGCGTGACGTCGCACGTCTCCATGATGATGCGCTGCGAGCGATCGATGAGCTTGAGGTTGGTCGCGCGCAGGTCGACCATCAGGTTGCCGAAGGTCTTCCCGATGCGGATCATCGCCCCCGTTGTCAGCATGTTGAGCACGAGCTTGGTCGCCGTCCCCGCCTTGAGGCGCGTGGAGCCGGTGACGACCTCGGGGCCGGTGACGGGGACGATGAGATGGTCGAGCGTCGAGGCGAACGACTCGTCGATGGGGGTGCAGGCGACCAGTCCCGTGAAGGCATGCAGCTGGCGGGCGCGCACGAGGGCACCGCGGACAAACGGCGTCGTGCCGGAGGCGGCGATCCCGATCACCACGTCCCCCTCGCGCACCCCATGCTCATCGATCGCCCTGGCCCCGTTCTCCGGGAGATCCTCGGCTCCTTCCTGCGCCTGGAAGACGGCGGCCGTGCCACCGGCAATGATCCCCTGCACGAGTTCGGGATCGCTGCCGAAGGTGGGCGGGCACTCGCTGGCGTCGAGAATCCCCAGTCGCCCCGAGGTCCCGGCGCCGGCGTAGAAGAGGCGGCCGCCGGTGCGGAAGGCGTGCTCGATGCGCGCGATCGCGCTGGCGATCTGTTCGCGCTGCGTGGCGACGGCGTCAGGGACGCGCCGGTCCTCGGCGGTCATGATATCGACGATCTCGAGCGGCGTGGCGAGGTCGATGTTGGCCGATCGCGGATTGCGCTGCTCGGTGATGCGCGGATCGAGCGCTCGAGGCGGGTGGGAGGGCACGAGGAGCGGGGGCGGAGGTATCGAGGGGAACGGAGTACCGCGAGGAGCGAGACGCACCGTCAGCGTCACAGGCGACGCGACGCGCGACGCGACTCGTGTCGTCACGCGCGGCGTCACAGTAGACGTCACAGTCGACATCACGCGCAACGTCGCGTGCAACGTCATGCGCGGCGCGTACGGCGGCGATCGGGGTAACTTACCTTCGCGCGAAGAGCGGTCACAACGGAGCAACCATGCGTGGACCAATGAGGCAAGCGGTCGGTCGAGGCGTCACCAGGCGCGCGACGTTCCTGCTGGCGGCGGCGACACTCCTGCTGCTCGCCCCACGGCGCGCCGAGTCGCAGGAAGGGGGCGAGGCGCGCCGCCGGGGGGGCTTTGGCAACTCGCCGACGTGGTGGCTGTCGACGTCGGCGGGGTGGCAGTGGAGCGACCAGGTGGGCGACCCGAAGACGAACTCGGTGTGGGACTTCGACTCCAACTGGTCGGCGCGCTTTTCCGCCGAGCGTGAGGTAGCGCCGCGCACGACCCTGGGGCTCCTGTTCAACTATGCGCGCATTCCGCTACGCATCGTGTCGGGCGGCGGGAGCGCGGGGTGTTCGATTCCCTGCCTGGGCGACGCGACGCTGGCGACCTATGGGCTGATGGCGCGCTCGGGTGGCGGGCCGGGATTCCAGTTCGCGTACGAGGGATTCATCGGCGCCACGCGCTATTCGAACTTCACCATCCACCCTTCGTCGTCGAGCGTTCCGGTGAGCGAGTTCAGCGGGATGACGAACACCGACTTTGCGTGGGCGCTGTCGACGGGGTTCGGGTATGCGCTGGCGCGCGACTACGAGTTGACGGCGATGTTCGACTACGGGACGTCGGTGCATGAGAAGTCGGGCGATCTCTTCCAGCGTCGGACGACGCGGCACTATGCGACGCGACTGGGGTTGCGGGTGGGGTTGTAGCCCAGCGTTGCAGCGAGGGCTGGGAGCAGCTGCCGCCCACCGTTCCAGCGAAGGCTGGGAGCCAGTTGACGGTGCGTTGGACGCTGGCGGGCGCTCGCGGGGGAGAAAGATCGGTCTCACACGAAGCCACGAAGGCACAAAGACGGCCTCACGCCCACCGTCCCAGCGAAAGTTGGGACCCAGTTGTCGCCCACCGTCCCAGCGAAAGCTGGGACCTATTCGTCGCCCACCGTCCCAGCGAAAGCTGGGACCCAGTTGTCGCCCACCGTCCCAGCGAAGGCTGCGACCCATTTGTCGCCCACCGTCCCAGCAAAGGCTGGGACCCATCTATCGCCCACCGTCCCAGCAAAGGCTGGGACCGATTTGTCGCCCACCGTCCCAGCAAAGGCTGGGACCCATCTATCGCCCACCGTCCCAGCAAAGGCTGGGACCCATTTGTCGCCCACCGTCCCAGCGAAGGCTGGGACCCATCTATCGCCCACCGTCCCGGCGAAAGCTGGGACCGATTTGTCGCCCACCGTCCCAGCGAAGGCTGGGACCCATTTGTCATGGCGTTGTTCGCGGCAGCTCGCCCCATCTCACACAAGCGCGACCACGGCGCGGAAGACACGGCGCCGGTTCCACGCGCTCGGCGTCGCTCGCGCGTGCGGCGGTGGGAGGGCAGATTGCGCTCGCGTAGGTTGATCCTGCTCCCCGCCCTTCCGCCATCTCCGATCCCGCGATGACGATGTCTTCTGCTTCTCTGCGCGCCGCGCGCATGCTTGCTTCTTCCTGCGCCGCCGTGGGGGTGCTCGCTGCGCTTGCGGCGTGCCGCGCCCCGTCGACGCCGTCGGGGCTCCGGTCGACGGAGCCGGCGGTCCCGCCTCGTGAGGCGGTGACGTTCCCGGCTGGGTGGCGCTTCAAGGCGGGGGAGCGCGCCGCGTTCGGCGAGCATTTCATGATCGCCTCCAACCAGGTGCTGGCCTCCGACGCGGGGAACGAGATCATTGCGGCTGGCGGCAACGCGGTGGACGCGGCCGTGGCGGTGGGGTTCGCGCTGACGGTGACGTATCCCGTGGCGGGGAACATCGGCGGCGGGGGCTTCATGGTGATCCGGATGGCCGACGGGCGCACGGCGAGCATCGACTACCGCGAGGTGGCGCCGTTGGCCGCCAGCCGCAACATGTACCTCGACGCGAGCGGCAACCCAACGAACGAGAGCATCATCGGCTACAAGGCGTCGGGGGTCCCGGGATCGGTCGCGGGGATGGCGGAGGCGCTGCGGAAGTACGGGACGCGGACGCTGGCGCAGGTGATGGCGCCGGCCATCCGCCTGGCGCGCGACGGCTTCGTGGTCGACTCGCAGTTCCACAACAGCCTCAAGGGGAGCAAGGGTTACATCGGGCGCTTTGACGCGAAGGAGGTCTTCTACGGGGCGAACGGCGAGCCACCGGCGATCGGCACGGTCTTCCGGCAGCCGGCGCTCGCCCGCACGTTGCAGCTGATCGCCGACAAGGGGGCCAATGTCTTCTATCGCGGCGAGGTGGGCGACTCGATCGTCGCCGCCATGCAGCGCGGCGGCGGGATCATCACGACGCAGGACCTGATGCAGTACAAGGCGCTGTGGCGCACGCCGATCACGAGCACGTATCGCGGCTACACGATGTATTCCATGCCGCCGGCGTCGTCGGGAGGGATCGTCGTGACGGAGGCGCTCAACATCCTCGAGGCCAAGGTGGCGGCCGCACCACCTTGGGGAACGGCGGCCTATGCCCACTTGTTAGGCTCGGCGTACCAGCGCGCCTTCATCGACCGCAACAGCAAGCTGGGCGACCCGGCCTTCGTGAGCGTCCCGCTGGCGCAGCTGACGGACAAGGAGTACGCCAGGGCGCTGGCGGCGACCATCGACCCCGCGCGGGCGACGCCGACGCCGCCTAACGGGGGGCAGATCGCGGACGGCACGAACACGACGCACTACTCGGTGGTCGACGACAAGGGGAACGCGGTCGCCACGACGACGACGCTGAACAACGGCTACGGCTCCGCGGTCTACCTCAAGAATGTCGGCTTCTTCATGAACGACGAGATGGACGACTTCGCCGCGGCGCCGGGGAAGCCGAACATGTTCGGCCTGGTCCAGGGCGAGGCGAACGCAATCGCACCGGGGAAGCGGATGCTGAGCGCGATGTCGCCGACCATCGTGCTCGACCCCAGGGGCGAGCTGTACCTCGTCGTTGGGGCCGCGGGCGGCCCGCGCATCATCACGGCGACGTCGCAGGTGATCCTCAACGTGATCGACCATCGCATGTCGCTCGCGGACGCGATGCGCGCGCCGAGGCTGCATCACCAGGCGTTGCCCGACACGCTGATGATGGAAAGCAACGGCTTCGCGCCGGAGGTCGAGGCAGCGCTCAAGCGGATGGGGCACGGGATCAAGTACACGCCCGGGCTGGCGAACGTGAACGCGGTGATGCGGGTGAAGGGCGGGTGGGAGGGGGTGACGGAGCCGCGCATGAGCGGGACGGGGGGGACGAGCGCGCGTTAGGCGGTCGGCCGGGGAGGCGAACGGCGGGTGAGCCGGGGGGAGTAGAAGGCGGACGGACTCGTGAGCGCGCGGGCGGACGCGCGTCACCCGGAATCCCCCACGACTACCTTCGCAGCGCAAGCTGGGATCCATTTGTCGGCGCATTGCGCGCGGGCGGTGGCGAGCGGGCGAGGAAGAGCGGTGTCACACGAAGATCGGTCTCACGCGACGACGCGAAGACGCGAAGGTGTGAGGCCGAGAAGCTGCGAGGCCGCGAAGCTGCGGGGACGTGAAGGCGTGGGGACGCGAAGCCGAGGGGATGCGACGCCGAGGGGATGCGAAGCTGCTCGCACCCGGCGCCCCCACGCCCACCTTCCCGGCGAACGCTGGGATCCAGTTGTCGGCGCATAGCGCGCGGGCGGTGGCGAGCGGGCGACCAAGAGCGGTCTCACACGAAGACACGAAGTCACGAAGGTGTGAGGCCGCGAGGCTGCGGGGATGCGAAGGCGTGGGGACGCCTGCTCGCGCCGCCGACCAACTCGTAAGCACGCCTAACGCTCGCACCCGGCGCCCCCAAGCCCACCTTCCCAGCGAAAGCTGGGATCCATTTGTCGGCGCATTGCGCGCGGGCGGTGGCAACCGGGCGCCCAAGATCGGTCTCACGCGAAGACACGAAGTCGGAAGGGAGCGTGGTCGCCCACCGGTGCATTCTCGAGGACACTCCGCGCTCTTTTGGACCTGACTGCAACGAAATGATGACGCTTCGCGAGGGGGGCGAGATGAGGTTGCCGGCATGGCGCGCGACTCATTCGTCTACATCCTGGCCAGTCGGCGGCACGGGACGCTGAACGTGGGATCGACGACTGGACTGTCGTCGCGACTCGCGCAGCATCGGTCGATGGCGGTTGAGTCGTTCACACGTCGGTACGGCGTGCACGTACTGGTGCATGTGGAGCGGTATCCGACACTGCGCGAGGCGCGCGCGCGCGAGCGTCAGATGAAGGCGTGGAAACGGGCGTGGAAAGTGGCGTTGATCGAGCATGGCAATCCGGCGTGGAGGGACTTGTCAGCGGTTATTTCGCTGTAGGGTGACTCACGTCGGGGCTACGAGGGGGGGGGCAGGTGGTGCGCGGGCGGCCTAACGTGGCTGATGCGACGACCAATGGGTCCCAGCTTTCGCTGGGCAGGTGGGCGGGGGCGCCGGGTTGACCGGGCGCCGCTGTCACCATCGAGGACGACTCGTTTGGCGTCTTGGCGTGCGGCCGAGTTCTCTCTACCTGTAGCCCCCGCCCGCGCACGACGCATCGACAAATGGGTCCCAGCTTTCGCTGGGAAGGTGGGCGGGGGCGCCGGGTTGTGGGTCCCAGCTTTCGCTGGGAAGGTGGGCGGGGGCGCCGGGTTGACCGCGCGCCGCTGTCACCATCGGGGACGACTCGCTTGGCGTCTTGGCGTGCGGCCGAGTTCTCTCTACCTGTAGCTCCCGCCCGCGCACGACGCAGCGACAAATGGGTCCCAGCTTTCGCTGGGAAGGTGGGCGGGGGCGCCGGGTTGTGGATCCCAGCTTTCGCTGGGAAGGTGGGCGGGGGCGCCGGGTTGTGGGTCCCAGCTTTCGCCGGGAAGGTGGGCAGGGGCGCCGGGTTGACCGGGCGCCGCTGTCACCATCGAGGACGACTCGTTTGGCGTCTTGGTGTGCGGCCGAGTTCTCTCTACCTGTAGCTCCCGCCCGCGCACGACGCATCGACAAATGGGTCCCAGCTTTCGCTGGGAAGGTGGGCGGGGGCGCCGAGTTGTGGGTCCCAGCTTTCGCTGGGAAGGTGGGCGGGGGCGCCGGGTTGTGGATTCCAGCTTTCGCTGGGAAGGTGGGCGGGGGCGCCGGGTTGTGGATCCCAGCTTTCGCTGGGAAGGTGGGCGGGGGCGCCGAGTTGATCGCCCCCGCAAGAAACGCGAGCGGCGCCTCACGGCGCCGCTCGCACTCCCGTCTCCCGGACCCCCCAAGCTTTCGCTGGGGCAAGCTTCCCGTCTCCCGTCCCCCGTCCCCCGTCTCCCGTCCCGGGTCCGCAGTGTCCCTACTTCACCGCCACCGTCACCGGCGCGTTGAGCTTGACCGCGATGCGACCGCCGGCGTTCACGCACCCCTCGTAGTTCGCGGTGGCCGCGGCGGCGGCGCCGCCAGCTGCAGCACCTGCGGCGGCGCCGATGATGGTGGACTTGCTCTTCTTCCCGAGGATCTGCCCGATGACGGCGCCGGCGACGGCACCACCGATGACCTTCTTCGCATCGTTGCCGCCGGTCGAGGCGCGCACACGCGTGATGTCGGCGGTCTGGACGTCACCGTCGAGAGCGTAGGTGCGCCCATCGAAGGAGATGTTCACGACGCGAAAGCCCATCTGGATCTGGTCGTTGGCATTCTCGCTGCGCTTGAGCGTCGTCAGCTCGATGGTGACCGCGGCGCCGGCGGGGATCACGGCTCCATCAGAACCGCTCACCGACTCGTTGAGCGTGGCGATGAAGCGATCACCGACCTTGTTGGTGTTGGTGCAGACCTTGTCGGCGGCGCCAAGGTTGAGCATGGTGCCCGCCGCCACGCTCCCCATCTTCTCGGCGGCACCGCTCCCCTTCTCCTCCGTGTTGCCGCCCGGCGTCGTGGTCGGGGCCGGCGTGGTCGGTGTGGGAGTGGTGGTCGTGGGCTTGGGCGGCTTCGCGGCGGGGGGCTTGGCCTTCGGGCGCGGCGTCGGCGCGGGCGGCGTCACGACCGGCGCGGGCTCCGGCGTCGGTTCCACTGCCGGGACGTCTTGCAGCTGCGGCTGGACGGCGGTGTCGCCCCCCACGCGGGCAAGGTCGCGGGCGAGGGTCGTGTCCTGCGCCAGGGCGTCATCGCCCTTCTTCTCGCCCGTACAGGCAACGAGCACGACGGCAAGCATCGCGAGGGCCATGACAGCGGACCAGGGAGCCCGCCGGGTATATTGGGACATGACGTTCCTCCAAGTGAGGTGAGAGGCTGCCCTTCTACATACAGCCTGACACGGCAAAGGTGCCGTGTCCCCCCTCACTACCGCAATCCCGAGTACGCGTGCCTTGCCGCGTGTCTGGGCGCGTGCCTGGACGAGTCACCGACCGTCGACCGATTGATGACTGACTGATGCGTGCGCTCCGTCGTTTGCTCCCCTACATGCGCCCGTATCGCGCGACCCTGCTCGGCGGGTTGGCGTGCGTCGTGGTGTCGGGTGCGCTGGGGAGCGTGAACCCGACGCTGCTCAAGCGGGCAATCGACGGGATGCGCCCCGGGGGCTCGCTCGCCACGGTGTGGCGCGTGGCGGGGCTGATGCTTGCCGTGTCGCTGGTGGCCGGCGTCTTCCGGTTCGCGATGCGCGAGTTGCTCAACGCGCTGTCGCGCCGAGTGGAGTACGACCTTCGCAACGCCCTCTTCGAGCACATCCTCACGCTCGACGCGCCGTACTTCAACCGCACGCGCACGGGCGAACTCATGGCGCGCCTAACGAACGACCTGGGGGCGGTGCGCATGGCGGCTGGGCCGGCGATCATGTACATGGTGAGCACCGCGGTGGGCGGGATCTTCGCGCTGGGCTTCATGATCGCCATCGAGCCGCGCCTCACGCTGCTCGCCCTCCTCCCGATGCTCCCGCTCCCCTTCGTGATGATGAAGCTGGGGCGCGAGATCCACGATCGCTTCGAGAATGTGCAGGAGCACTTCGGGGCGATGACGACGCGCGTGCAGGAGAACCTGGCGGGGACGCGCATCGTGCGGGCCTACCGACAGGAAGCGAGTGAGGAGGCACGCTGGCGCTCGATGAGCGACGACTACCTGCGCCGCAACTTGCGGCTGGCGCGGTTGCAGGCGTTGATGAATCCCACTTTTGCCCTGCTTGGCGGCGCGGGCTCGGCCGTCGTGCTCGGCGCCGGGGGCGCGCTCGTGGTGCGCGGGACGATCACCGTCGGCGACTTCGTGGCCTTCGCGATGTACCTGACGATGCTCGTCTGGCCGCTGATCGCGTTAGGCTGGGTGCTCAACCTGTTCCAGCGCGCCGGCGCGTCGATGGCCCGGCTGAACGAGATCCTCGACGCGAGGCCGCAGGTGACCGCACCCGTGGACGGACGCGCGTTACCGCCGGCGTTTGGCGGGCGGCAGGTCGAGTTCCGCGATGTGGGCTTCCAGTATCCGGCCAAG
Above is a genomic segment from Gemmatimonadaceae bacterium containing:
- the murQ gene encoding N-acetylmuramic acid 6-phosphate etherase, translated to MSTVTSTVTPRVTTRVASRVASPVTLTVRLAPRGTPFPSIPPPPLLVPSHPPRALDPRITEQRNPRSANIDLATPLEIVDIMTAEDRRVPDAVATQREQIASAIARIEHAFRTGGRLFYAGAGTSGRLGILDASECPPTFGSDPELVQGIIAGGTAAVFQAQEGAEDLPENGARAIDEHGVREGDVVIGIAASGTTPFVRGALVRARQLHAFTGLVACTPIDESFASTLDHLIVPVTGPEVVTGSTRLKAGTATKLVLNMLTTGAMIRIGKTFGNLMVDLRATNLKLIDRSQRIIMETCDVTRDEARELLLRAGGHVKLAIVMHLLGVDRDGAEAALAQGNGVIRRVVGGDPPPVH
- the ggt gene encoding gamma-glutamyltransferase; its protein translation is MSSASLRAARMLASSCAAVGVLAALAACRAPSTPSGLRSTEPAVPPREAVTFPAGWRFKAGERAAFGEHFMIASNQVLASDAGNEIIAAGGNAVDAAVAVGFALTVTYPVAGNIGGGGFMVIRMADGRTASIDYREVAPLAASRNMYLDASGNPTNESIIGYKASGVPGSVAGMAEALRKYGTRTLAQVMAPAIRLARDGFVVDSQFHNSLKGSKGYIGRFDAKEVFYGANGEPPAIGTVFRQPALARTLQLIADKGANVFYRGEVGDSIVAAMQRGGGIITTQDLMQYKALWRTPITSTYRGYTMYSMPPASSGGIVVTEALNILEAKVAAAPPWGTAAYAHLLGSAYQRAFIDRNSKLGDPAFVSVPLAQLTDKEYARALAATIDPARATPTPPNGGQIADGTNTTHYSVVDDKGNAVATTTTLNNGYGSAVYLKNVGFFMNDEMDDFAAAPGKPNMFGLVQGEANAIAPGKRMLSAMSPTIVLDPRGELYLVVGAAGGPRIITATSQVILNVIDHRMSLADAMRAPRLHHQALPDTLMMESNGFAPEVEAALKRMGHGIKYTPGLANVNAVMRVKGGWEGVTEPRMSGTGGTSAR
- a CDS encoding GIY-YIG nuclease family protein, whose protein sequence is MARDSFVYILASRRHGTLNVGSTTGLSSRLAQHRSMAVESFTRRYGVHVLVHVERYPTLREARARERQMKAWKRAWKVALIEHGNPAWRDLSAVISL
- a CDS encoding ABC transporter ATP-binding protein, producing MRALRRLLPYMRPYRATLLGGLACVVVSGALGSVNPTLLKRAIDGMRPGGSLATVWRVAGLMLAVSLVAGVFRFAMRELLNALSRRVEYDLRNALFEHILTLDAPYFNRTRTGELMARLTNDLGAVRMAAGPAIMYMVSTAVGGIFALGFMIAIEPRLTLLALLPMLPLPFVMMKLGREIHDRFENVQEHFGAMTTRVQENLAGTRIVRAYRQEASEEARWRSMSDDYLRRNLRLARLQALMNPTFALLGGAGSAVVLGAGGALVVRGTITVGDFVAFAMYLTMLVWPLIALGWVLNLFQRAGASMARLNEILDARPQVTAPVDGRALPPAFGGRQVEFRDVGFQYPAKGDAAPRWVFRHLSFTVAAGETLGIVGATGSGKSALLDLLTRAWDPVEGEILVDGVPIRALPLDTLRRELGVVPQETTLFSDTIESNLAYGALDGGEVRWAADVAQLTETIKDFPGGFDTILGERGINLSGGQRQRAALARALSRRPSIVILDDALSAVDTHTEAAILHGLRDALSGRTAIIASHRVSAIREADQIIVLDDGRIVERGTHATLIAARGRYWELLARQQVEEAVEAGG